GCGCGGGACGAGTCGGGCGGCCTCATCGACAAGGTGACTGACCGTCAGATCCTCGCCGCCTACCGGCTGTTGGCCGCACAGGAGGGCGTCTTCGTGGAGCCCGCCTCGGCAGCCTCGGTGGCCGGCCTGCTGGCCAAGGCGGAGGCCGGCCTGGTCGACCCGGGCCAGCGGATCGTCTGCACCGTGACCGGCAACGGCCTCAAGGACCCGGACTGGGCGGTGGCCGGCGCGCCGCAGCCGCAGGTCGTCCCGATCGACCCGGAGGCGGCGGCCCGCCACCTCGGCCTGCTCGACTGACCGTCACGCCCGCCGTCGTGCCGTACTGGCGACGGGGCCTGACGCTTCGACGGGCCGACCCTTTCGGGGGTCGGTCCGTCAAAGTTCTCGATGACACTTTGGTGTCAATTCCGCTTCGCATTCCGATCCGATTCCACCGCTCTCTTTCACAGGGAGGGGTGTGCATTCCGGCCAGAAGCGGCAACACACCAGATCGAAGGCCCGTGGGGTGTACCACTGGGGAACCTCTCTTCGATACTCTGGGTCCGGCCGTGTGGCACATGCCCCGGGTCCGGCCTCGTGCGGGCCGCACCAACGACTGTGACCGCCCGCCCCGGACGGGGCCCCGCGGCCCGCCTCCCCACCCTCGCACCGACGCGCTTCGCGCCGCCCGATTTCCCCAGGAGAGTCCACCGCATGGCCGGTCCTGCGTTCCGTGCCGCCGCCGTCCGGGTCCGGGTTCCCGCGACCAGCGCCAACCTCGGCCCGGGCTTCGACGCCTTCGGACTCGCGCTGGGTCTGTACGACGACGTGGTCGTCCGGGTCGCCGACTCCGGTCTCTCGGTCGACATCGCCGGCGAGGGCGCCGACACGCTGGCGCGCGACGAGCGCCACCTCGTGGTCCGCTCGATGCGCGCCGCCTTCGACCGGCTCGGCGGCCAGCCGCGCGGCCTCGAAGTGGTCTGCGCCAACCGGATACCGCACGGCCGCGGCCTGGGCTCCTCGTCGGCCGCCATCTGCGCCGGCATCGTGGCCGCCCGCGCCGTCACCATCGGCGGTCCGTCCGCGCTGGACGACGACGCGCTGCTGGCCCTCGCCTCCGAGCTGGAGGGCCACCCCGACAACGTCGCGGCCTGCCTGCGCGGCAACTTCACCGTCGCCTGGACCGACGAGGAGTCGGCCAAGGCGATCGCCCTGGAGCCGTCCGAGCGGGTCGTCCCGGTGGTGTTCGTGCCCGCCGAGGAGGTGCTCACCGAGACCGCCCGCGGCCTGCTGCCGAAGACCGTCCCGCTGGCCGACGCCGCCGTGAACGCGGGCCGTGCCGCGCTGCTGGTCGAGGCGCTGACCCGGCGGCCCGAGCTGCTGCTGGCCGCCACCGAGGACCGGCTGCACCAGGACTACCGCTCCTCCGCGATGCCGGACAGCGCCGCCCTGGTGGGCGCGCTGCGGGCGGAGGGCATCCCCGCGGTGATCTCCGGGGCCGGCCCGACCGTCCTCGCGCTCACCGACGAGGCGAACGCCGACAAGGTGCTCTCCTTCGCCGGGCACCACGGCCACGGCGGCGACCCGGCGTTCGCCGCGCACCGTCTGGAGCTCGACCGCACCGGTGCCACGGTGCTCCCGCTGGACGTCTGAGCAGCACGTTCGGGCGGTTCGGCCGGGCCCGGCGGCAGCCGGGCGGTCCGGACACGATTGGCAAGCGCAAGGCTGGGGAATGTGTGAGGGGGTCGGTAGTGTTAACCTCATTGCTGCACCAGGTGCCCTCCGGGGCTCGGTGCGCCGCGTCCCGATCCCAGCACTCCGCTGCCGCGGAGTCCCGGCGATATCCGGGGCGACGATTCTCCGGGAGCCCACCGCAGCGCGTACGCAGCCTGCCTGCGCGACTTGCGGCCGCATCCCGAAGCCGTGACGGCACCTGACTCCCACCCGCGGCCTCCCACCTGGAGGCCAGGACGGGCGGAGCGCGGGCCACCGTCACGCGACGGGGGCCCGGGATTCGCAGGCAGCGTGGGGGTACGCCCTCAGGGGAGGTCGGCACACGACCGGCCCACCGCGCCACTCGCACCACCGTGCTTCATGCACCGCACCTCGCAGCTCTCCCTCGACGGCTTCCGCCATTCGAGGGATCACCGCCTCGGACCGACGCAGTCGAGCGTTGGTCAGGACAGCACAACCGGTCGCCGAGCCAGACAGGCCGACGTCCGCTCCAGGGAAGGACCCTTAGTGAGCGACACCACCGATCTGATGGGCGCGCGCCCGGACGCCGACGCGTCGGACGCAGCCGCCGCCCCCGCTGCCCCGGCGCGGCGCCGCCGCTCCGCCGCCGCGGGCCTGGACGGCATGGTCCTGGCCGAGCTGCAGAAGCTCGCCGCGGACCTGGGCATCACCGGTACCGGACGCATGCGCAAGAGCCAGCTGATCGAGACCATCAAGGAGAAGAGCGGCGGCGACCCGCTGCTCGCCGCCGGTGGCGCCCCGGCCGCCAAGCGCGCCGCCGCCAAGGCGGACGCCGAGGCCCCGGTCGAGAAGCCGGCCCGCCGCACCAAGGCCGCCGCTGCCGCCGCGGCCCCGGCCGCCGAGGCGCAGGCCCAGATCGAGATCCCGGTCCAGGCCGCCGCCGAGACCGCCGCGCCCGCCCGTACCGAGCGCACCCGCCGCCGTGCCACCTCGGCCGCCGGCGCGCCCACCGCCGAGGCCGCCGCCGAGCCGGCCGCCGTCGTCGTGGCCGAGGCCAAGCAGGCCGAGACCCGCCCGGCCGAGGCCCGCGTCGTCGAGGGCCGCGAGGAGGGCCGTACCGAGTCCCGCCGCGACCGCCGCGACCGCCGCGACCGCCGTGAGACCGGCGACCGCCGCGAGGCCGGCGAGCGTCAGGAGGGCGAGGCCCAGGCCGGCCAGGACGGCGAGGCGCGCGAGTCGCGCCGCGACCGTCGCAACCGCCGCGAGCGGACCGATCGCCAGACCCAGCAGGGCCAGCAGCAGGGCGCCCAGGGCGACGGCCAGCAGACCCGCCAGCAGGCGCAGCCGCAGGCCGCCCAGCAGGGCGGCTACGAGGACGACGAGTTCGGCGACGGCCGCCGCGGCCGCCGCGGCCGCTACCGCGACCGCCGGGGCCGCGGCCGCCGCGAGGGCTTCGAGACCGGCGCCCCCGAGCCGCAGATCGGCGAGGACGACGTCCTGATCCCGGTCGCGGGCATCCTCGACATCCTCGACAACTACGCGTTCGTGCGCACCTCCGGCTACCTGCCGGGCCAGAACGACGTCTACGTCTCGCTCGCCCAGGTCCGCAAGAACGGCCTGCGCAAGGGTGACGCCATCACCGGTGCGGTGCGCCAGCCCCGCGAGGGCGAGCGCCGCGAGAAGTTCAACGCCATGGTGCGGCTGGACTCCGTCAACGGCATGGACCCGGACAGCGGCCGCGGCCGTCCCGAGTTCAACAAGCTGACCCCGCTGTACCCGCAGGAGCGGCTGCGCCTGGAGACCGACCCGGGCGTGCTGACGACCCGGATCATCGACCTGGTGTCGCCGATCGGCAAGGGCCAGCGCGGTCTGATCGTCGCGCCGCCGAAGACCGGCAAGACGATGGTGCTGCAGGCGGTCGCCAACGCGATCACCCACAACAACCCCGAGTGCCACCTGATGGTCGTCCTGGTCGACGAGCGTCCGGAGGAGGTCACCGACATGCAGCGGTCGGTGAAGGGCGAGGTCATCTCCTCGACCTTCGACCGCCCGGCGGAGGACCACACCACCGTCGCCGAGCTCGCCATCGAGCGCGCCAAGCGCCTGGTGGAGCTGGGCCACGACGTGGTGATCCTGCTGGACTCGATCACCCGCCTCGGCCGCGCCTACAACCTGGCGGCGCCGGCCTCCGGCCGCATCCTGTCCGGTGGTGTCGACTCGACCGCGCTGTACCCGCCGAAGAAGTTCTTCGGCGCCGCGCGCAACATCGAGAACGGCGGCTCGCTGACCATCCTGGCCACCGCGCTGGTCGAGACCGGCTCGCGCATGGACGAGGTGATCTTCGAGGAGTTCAAGGGCACCGGCAACATGGAGCTCAAGCTCGACCGGAAGCTCTCGGACAAGCGCATCTTCCCGGCCGTCGACGTGGACGCCTCCAGCACCCGCAAGGAGGAGATCCTGCTCGGCAGCGAGGAGTTGGGCATCGTCTGGAAGCTGCGCCGGGTGCTGCACGCGCTCGACTCGCAGCAGGCGATCGAGCTCCTGCTGGACAAGATGAAGCAGACCAAGAGCAACGCCGAGTTCCTGATGCAGATCGCCAAGACGACCCCCGGCTCCGGCGACTGACCGTAGCGGGACGGCCCGAACGGCACGGAACCCCGGATCGCGCGAGCGGTCCGGGGTTCCTTCCGTTCCGGAGTCGGGACATCCCGAGTCCTTTGGGAGGGCTTGTCCGATTTATTCTGGAGCAATGGCCGAGCAGACGAGGATCCCGAGGAACCGCCGCAAGGTCCTGCGCGTGGCCGCCTGCGCGTTCGCCGCGCTCGTCGTTCTCGGCGCAGGCGCGGCCGTCTACGCGTACTTCCGGCTCAACGGCAACATCAAGAGCGTCGACATCGACGCCCGCCTCGGCGGCGCCCGGCCGCCGGCCGCCACCGACGGCTCGTTCAACATCCTCGTCCTGGGCTCGGATTCGCGCTCCGGCGAGAACGGCGACCTGGCCGGCGGCGACACCGGTGGCAGCGCCCGCTCCGACACCGCGATGGTGGTGCACGTCAGCCGGGACCACTCGCACGCCGACGTCGTCTCGATCCCGCGCGACACGCTGGTCGCCAGGCCCGGCTGCACCGACGCGGGCGGCAGGCCCGTGCCGGGCGTCAAGCGCGCCATGTACAACAGCGCCTTCGAGGTCGGCGGCGCGGCCTGCGCGGTGAAGACCACCGAGCAGCTGACCGGGCTGCGGATGGACCACTACGTCCAGGTCGACTTCGCCGGCTTCGCCCGGGTCGTCGACGCGATGGGAGGGGCCACCGTGACCACGACGGTGGCCATCCACGACCGGGACAGCGGGCTCGACCTCCCGCCCGGCGAGCACCACCTCAACGGGCAGCAGGCGCTCGCCTTCGTCCGCACCCGGCACGGCGTCGGCGACGGCAGCGACCTCGGCCGGATCGAGCTGCAGAAGCAGATGGTGAAGTCGCTGCTGCGGCAGGCCGGCGGGATCGGCCTGTTCGCCAACCCCGTCGAGCTCTGGTCGGTCGGCGACACCATGACCCGCAGCCTCACCACCGACTCGGCGCTCGCCTCGGTGGACGCGCTGGTGGGGCTGGCGCAGGAGCTCAAGGGGATCGGGCCGGACCAGCTCGGCATGGTGACCCTGCCGGTGGTCACCGCCCCCGGCGACCCCAACCGCGTCGTCGAGCAGCAGCCGCAGGCGGACCAGGTCTGGGCGGCGCTCAAGGCCGACCGGGCGATCCCGCAGGCGATCGTCGCGACCCAGCCCGCGAACCCCGCCCAGGCGTCCCCCACGGCCGCCCCGACGGCCCCGGCGACGGCCTCCGCCAAGCGCTGAGGGCGGCCCGGAATATCCCGGAACACCACCCGGTTTGGGAAGATGCGGCCGGTCCTGGCAGACTGGTCCGTCGGTCCCGGTTCACGTGCGGCACTCCAGCCGCCGACCCGGTGCCCTCCCGAAAACTAGGAGAACCCCTTGAAGCCCAACGTTCACCCCGAGTACGTGGTCACCCGTGTGACCTGCACCTGCGGCGCCGAGTTCGTGACCCGCTCGACCGAGACCAGCGGCGAGATCCGCGCCGAGGTCTGCTCGCAGTGCCACCCGTTCTACACCGGCAAGCAGAAGATCCTCGACACCGGTGGCCGCGTGGCCCGCTTCGAGGCCCGCTTCGGCAAGCAGCACAGCGCGAAGGCCTAGCGCTCCCTCGGCGCCGGTTCCCGGCGCCCCCGTACTCGTTCCGGGGGCGCTGGGGGCCGGCGCCGTTCGCGTCCCCTCACACCATCCGATCTCCCGGAAGAAGGCCACCCCATGTTCGAGGCAGTCGAAGAGCTCCTCGTCGAGCACGCCGACCTCGAAACGAGGCTGGCCGACCCGTCCGTCCACGCCGACCAGGCCAACGCCCGCAAGCTGGCCAAGCGGTACGCCGAGCTGACCCCGATCACCCGGGTCTACCGGGAGTGGCGGCAGGCCGGCGAGGACATCGAGGCCGCGCGTGAACTCGCCGCCGAGGACCCCGAGTTCCTCGCCGAGGCGAAGGCCTCCGAGGCCCGCCGCGAGGATCTGACCGAGGAGCTGCGGCTGCTGCTCGTCCCGCGCGACCCCAGCGACGACAAGGACGTCATCCTGGAGATCAAGGCGGGCGAGGGCGGCGAGGAGTCCGCGCTGTTCGCCGGCGACCTGCTCCGGATGTACCTGCGCTACGCCGAGCGGATCGGCTGGAAGACCGAGATCATCGACTTCAACGAGTCCGACCTCGGCGGCTACAAGGACGTCTCGGTGGCCGTGAAGACCAAGGGCAGCACGGAGCCCGGCCAGGGCGTCTGGGCCCGGCTGAAGTACGAGGGCGGCGTGCACCGCGTGCAGCGCGTCCCCGCCACCGAGTCCCAGGGCCGCATCCACACCTCCGCGGCGGGCGTGCTCGTCACCCCCGAGGCGGAGGAGGTCGAGGTCGAGATCCACGCCAACGACCTGCGCGTCGACGTCTACCGCTCCTCCGGCCCCGGCGGCCAGTCGGTCAACACCACCGACTCCGCGGTCCGGATCACCCACCTGCCGACCGGTATCGTGGCGTCCTGCCAGAACGAGAAGAGCCAGCTGCAGAACAAGGAGCAGGCGATGCGCATCCTGCGTTCGCGGCTGCTCGCCGCCGCGCAGGAGGAGGCCGAGCGGGAGGCCTCGGACGCGCGCCGCAGCCAGGTTCGTACGGTGGACCGCTCCGAGCGGATCCGGACGTACAACTACCCCGAGAACCGCATCTCGGACCACCGCACGGGCTTCAAGTCGTACAACCTGGACCAGGTCCTGGACGGCGACCTGAACGCGGTGATCCAGTCCTGCGTCGACGCGGACGCGGCGGCCAAGCTCGCCGCGGCCCAACAGAACTGAGACCGGCGCCCCAGCACCGGACAACCCCGCAGCCGGAGCGCAGAAACAAGAGGTCGTACGGATGAACCTGCTGCTCGCCGAGGTGGCCCAGGCCACCCAGCGGTTGGCCGCGGCCGGCGTGCCGTCGCCGCGCTTCGACGCGGAGGAGCTCGCCGCCTACGTCCACAACGTCAAGCGCAGCCAGCTGCACACGGTGAAGGACGCCGACTTCGACGCCCGCTACTGGGAGGCCGTCTCGCGCCGCGAGGCGCGCGAGCCGCTCCAGCACATCACCGGGCGGGCGTTCTTCCGCTACCTGGAGCTGGAGGTCGGCCCCGGGGTGTTCGTGCCCCGGCCGGAGACCGAGACGGTCGTCGAGTGGGCCATAGACGCCGTGCGCGACATGGACGTCGCCGAGCCGCTGGTCGTCGACCTCTGCTCCGGCTCCGGCGCCATCGCGCTCGCCCTCGCCCAGGAGCTGCCGCGCTCGACCGTGCACGCCTTCGAACTCGACGAGGGCGCGCTGGAGTACACCCGGCGCAACATCGAGGCCAGCCCCGACCGCGCCCGGATCACCCTGCACGCCGGCGACGCCACCAAGGCCTTCGAGGACGACCGCTCCTGGAACGGCCGCTTCGACCTGGTGATCTCCAACCCGCCGTACATCCCGCTCACCGAGTGGGAGTACGTCGCGCCGGAGGCCCGCGACCACGACCCGCACATGTCACTGTTCTCCGGCGAGGACGGCCTGGACACCATCCGCGGCATCGAGCGCGTGGCCGCCCGGCTGCTGCGCCCGGGCGGCGCGGTGGTGATCGAGCACGCCGACCAGCAGGGCGGCCAGGTGCCGTGGATCTTCAACGAGGAACACGGCTGGACGGACGCCGCCGACCACCGCGACCTGAACAACCGGCCGCGCTTCACGACGGCCCGAAGGGCCTCCCTGTGACCGGCGGGGGCGCCGGGAACAGTCAGCGCAGCACGACGGCGCGCAGGGCCGCGCCGTGAACGCCATGAGCCATTCCGGAAGGGGACCGCACCGATGAGCCGCCGCTACGACTGTGCCGACACCGGGGACCGCGCCACCGGCCTGCGCGAGGCCGCCTCGGCCATCCGCCGCGGCGAACTCGTCGTGCTGCCCACCGACACCCTGTACGGCGTCGGCGCGGACGCCTTCTCGCCCGAGGCCGTCGCCGCCCTGCTGGCCGCCAAGGGCCGCGGCCGCAACATGCCCTCGCCCGTCCTGGTCGGCTCCCCGACCACCCTGCACGGCCTGGTCACCGACTTCTCCGAACAGGCCTGGGAGCTGGTCGACGCCTTCTGGCCCGGCGGCCTGACCCTGGTCGCCCGGCACCAGCCCTCGCTGCGCTGGGACCTCGGCGAGACCCGCGGCACCGTCGCCGTCCGGATGCCGCTGCACCCGGTCGCCATCGAGCTGCTGAACGCCACCGGCCCGCTCGCCGTCTCCAGCGCCAACAAGACCGGCGGCCCGTCCCCGGCCACCTGCGACGAGGCGCAGGCGCAGCTCGGCGACGCCATCTCGGTCTACCTGGACGGCGGGCAGGCCGACCACGCGACCGCCTCGTCCATCGTCGACGTCACGGGCAAGGTCCCGGTCCTGCTGCGGGCCGGCGCGATCAGCGTCGAGCAGCTGAGGGAGGTCGTCCCCGACCTGGAGGCCGGAAGTTGACGCCCACCGCCTCGCTCCATGCCGGGCCCGGCATCGCGCCGTACCTGAGCGTGGGCCCCAGGCCGCTGGACCACTTCCGGATCCTCTTCGTCTGCACCGGCAACATCTGCCGCTCGCCGATCGCCGAGCGGCTGACCCGGCGCGAGCTGGACACCCGGCTCAGCCCGCGGGTGGCCGGGCGGATCCTGGTGGAGAGCGCCGGGACGTGGGGCCACGAGGGCGCGCCGATGGAGGAGCACGCGGCGACCGTGCTCGACGAGTACGGCGCCGACAGCGGCGGCTTCACCGGCCGGGAGCTGCTCGACGAGCACGTGGTCGAGGCCGACCTGGTGCTCACCGCGACGCTGGACCACCGCGCCCAGGTGATCTCGATGGGCCACGAGGCGGGGCTGCGCACCTTCACGCTGAAGGAGTTCACCCGCCTGGTGCGGACGATAGACCCGAGCACCCTGCCCGACCCGCGCCGCGGCGCGGACGTCACCGAGCGTGCCCGCGCGCTGGTCAGGGCGGCCGCGGCGCTGCGCGGCTGGCTGCTGGCCGCCACGCCGGAGTCCGACGAGCTGGTCGACCCGTACGGGGCGCCGATCGGCATGTTCCGCAACTGCGGCGAGGAGATATTCCACGCCGTCGACCCGGTGGTCACCGCCCTCACCGGGGTGCCCGCCCGTCGTTAGGGCCCGAGGACGGCCCCAGGCGCCCGCCCGGGTGGACCGGCCCCGCGTCGGCGAGCCGCTCGGCCGGGCCGGTCCTACGCTGGAGGGACCTCACCCCGTAGCGCCCGGGAGCCCCGCCATGACCGTCACCGACGCCGAGACCGGCTCGACCGCGACGAGGGGGCGCCCCCGGGCGTCGGAGGCGCTGCACCGGGCGGATCCGCAGATCGCCGACCTGCTGGCCGCCGAGGCCGAACGGCGGGCGGAGACGATCCAGCTGCTGGCCGGGGAGAACCTGACCAGCCCGGCCGTCCTGGCGGCGCTGGGCGGCCCGCTGATCGACAAGTACGCCGAGGGCTACCCGGGCCGCCGGCACCACACCGGCTGCGCACTGGCCGACGCCGCCGAGCTGCTGGCGATCGACCGGGCCCGCGAGCTGTTCGCCGCCCCGCACGCCAACGTCCAGCCCCGGTCGGCGACTTCGGCGATGCTGGCGGCGTACGCGGCGCTGCTGCGGCCCGGCGACGGCGTCCTCGCGATGTCGCTGGAGCATGGCGGCCACCTCAGCTGCGGCTCGCGGGCGAACTTCTCCGGCCGCTGGTTCGCGTTCACCGGCTACGGGGTGCGCGAGAGCGACGGCCTGATCGACCTCGACCAGGTGCGCGAGCTGGCCCGGCGCTACCGCCCGAAGGCCATCGTGGCGGGATCGATCTCCCACCCCCGGCACCCGGACTGGGCCGCCTTCCGGGAGATCGCCGACGAGGTGGACGCCTACCTGATCGCCTCCGCCGCGCAGACCACCGGTCTGATCGCGGCCGGTGTGGCGCCCTCCCCGGTGCCGTACGCGGACGTCACGGTGGCGGCCACCCACAAGCTGCTGCGCGGCCCGCGTGGGGGCCTGCTGCTGTCCACCGCGGAGCTGGCGGAGCGGATCGACCGGGCGGTGTTCCCGTTCAGCCAGGGCGGGGCTGCGATGAACGAGGTGGCCGGCAAGGCGGTGGCCCTGGCCGAGGCGGCGACGCCCGCCTACCGGGTGTACGCGCAGCGGACGGTGGCCGGGGCGCGAGCGCTGGCGGCAGGGCTCGCAGAGGCCGGAATGCGCCCGCTGACCGGCGGTACGGACACCCACCTGGTGACGGCGGACGTGAGCCCGCTCGGCGTCTCCGGCGCCGAGGCCGAGCAGCGCTGCGCGGCGGCCGGGATGATGCTGGGCAAGTGCGCGCTGCCGTATGACCCGGCGCCGCCGTCCGAGGCCTCCGGGATCCGGCTCGGCACCGGCACGGTGACCACGCAGGGGATGGGCGAGCCGGAGCTGGCGGAGATCGCCGGGCTGATCGGGCAGTTGCTCACCGGGAGTCCGGCCGCACGGGTGGGGGAGCGGGTCCGGGAGCTGGCGGCGGCCTTCGCCGAGATCGGATGAGCCATCTCACTCCCGATAACCCGGTTGTCTACCCGGTAAGGCGAACCGCGATGCGCGCCGCAGGCGTCGGACTCAATAAGGTGTGTGCCGTGGCGACGCACCTCGAACCCCGGACAGGCGCGGGAGTACCTCCGGTACCCTCCCGTTGGACAGTGATGCAGGAGGCCAGTGGTGCGTGAGTATCTGCTGGTTCTGTTCTGCACCGCGGCCGTCACCTACCTGCTGACCGGCCCGGTCCGGAAGTTCGCGATCGCGGCGGGCGCCATGCCGCCGGTCCGCGCCCGTGACGTGCACCGCGAGCCCACCCCGCGCCTCGGCGGCATCGCCATGTTCGGCGGGCTGTGCGCGGGCATCCTGGTCGCCTCGCAGCTGGACAACCTGAGCAAGGTGTTCTCCCAGGGCACCGACATCCGCGCGCTGCTGTCCGGCGCCGGGATCATGTGGCTGCTCGGCGTGCTCGACGACAAGTGGGGCGTGGACGCCCTGGTGAAGCTCGGCGGCCAGATGATCGCCGCCGGTGTGATGGTGTGGCAGGGCGTCACGGTGATCACCCTGCCGGTGCCCGGTGTCGGCGCGGTCGCGGTCAGCCCCACCCAGGGCATGGTCATCTCGGTCACCCTGGTCGTCGTCATGGTCAACGCGGTGAACTTCATCGACGGCCTCGACGGCCTCGCGGGCGGCATGGTCTGCATCGCCG
The nucleotide sequence above comes from Streptomyces kaniharaensis. Encoded proteins:
- the thrB gene encoding homoserine kinase, translating into MAGPAFRAAAVRVRVPATSANLGPGFDAFGLALGLYDDVVVRVADSGLSVDIAGEGADTLARDERHLVVRSMRAAFDRLGGQPRGLEVVCANRIPHGRGLGSSSAAICAGIVAARAVTIGGPSALDDDALLALASELEGHPDNVAACLRGNFTVAWTDEESAKAIALEPSERVVPVVFVPAEEVLTETARGLLPKTVPLADAAVNAGRAALLVEALTRRPELLLAATEDRLHQDYRSSAMPDSAALVGALRAEGIPAVISGAGPTVLALTDEANADKVLSFAGHHGHGGDPAFAAHRLELDRTGATVLPLDV
- the rho gene encoding transcription termination factor Rho, with product MSDTTDLMGARPDADASDAAAAPAAPARRRRSAAAGLDGMVLAELQKLAADLGITGTGRMRKSQLIETIKEKSGGDPLLAAGGAPAAKRAAAKADAEAPVEKPARRTKAAAAAAAPAAEAQAQIEIPVQAAAETAAPARTERTRRRATSAAGAPTAEAAAEPAAVVVAEAKQAETRPAEARVVEGREEGRTESRRDRRDRRDRRETGDRREAGERQEGEAQAGQDGEARESRRDRRNRRERTDRQTQQGQQQGAQGDGQQTRQQAQPQAAQQGGYEDDEFGDGRRGRRGRYRDRRGRGRREGFETGAPEPQIGEDDVLIPVAGILDILDNYAFVRTSGYLPGQNDVYVSLAQVRKNGLRKGDAITGAVRQPREGERREKFNAMVRLDSVNGMDPDSGRGRPEFNKLTPLYPQERLRLETDPGVLTTRIIDLVSPIGKGQRGLIVAPPKTGKTMVLQAVANAITHNNPECHLMVVLVDERPEEVTDMQRSVKGEVISSTFDRPAEDHTTVAELAIERAKRLVELGHDVVILLDSITRLGRAYNLAAPASGRILSGGVDSTALYPPKKFFGAARNIENGGSLTILATALVETGSRMDEVIFEEFKGTGNMELKLDRKLSDKRIFPAVDVDASSTRKEEILLGSEELGIVWKLRRVLHALDSQQAIELLLDKMKQTKSNAEFLMQIAKTTPGSGD
- a CDS encoding LCP family protein → MAEQTRIPRNRRKVLRVAACAFAALVVLGAGAAVYAYFRLNGNIKSVDIDARLGGARPPAATDGSFNILVLGSDSRSGENGDLAGGDTGGSARSDTAMVVHVSRDHSHADVVSIPRDTLVARPGCTDAGGRPVPGVKRAMYNSAFEVGGAACAVKTTEQLTGLRMDHYVQVDFAGFARVVDAMGGATVTTTVAIHDRDSGLDLPPGEHHLNGQQALAFVRTRHGVGDGSDLGRIELQKQMVKSLLRQAGGIGLFANPVELWSVGDTMTRSLTTDSALASVDALVGLAQELKGIGPDQLGMVTLPVVTAPGDPNRVVEQQPQADQVWAALKADRAIPQAIVATQPANPAQASPTAAPTAPATASAKR
- the rpmE gene encoding 50S ribosomal protein L31, whose protein sequence is MKPNVHPEYVVTRVTCTCGAEFVTRSTETSGEIRAEVCSQCHPFYTGKQKILDTGGRVARFEARFGKQHSAKA
- the prfA gene encoding peptide chain release factor 1, coding for MFEAVEELLVEHADLETRLADPSVHADQANARKLAKRYAELTPITRVYREWRQAGEDIEAARELAAEDPEFLAEAKASEARREDLTEELRLLLVPRDPSDDKDVILEIKAGEGGEESALFAGDLLRMYLRYAERIGWKTEIIDFNESDLGGYKDVSVAVKTKGSTEPGQGVWARLKYEGGVHRVQRVPATESQGRIHTSAAGVLVTPEAEEVEVEIHANDLRVDVYRSSGPGGQSVNTTDSAVRITHLPTGIVASCQNEKSQLQNKEQAMRILRSRLLAAAQEEAEREASDARRSQVRTVDRSERIRTYNYPENRISDHRTGFKSYNLDQVLDGDLNAVIQSCVDADAAAKLAAAQQN
- the prmC gene encoding peptide chain release factor N(5)-glutamine methyltransferase, whose amino-acid sequence is MNLLLAEVAQATQRLAAAGVPSPRFDAEELAAYVHNVKRSQLHTVKDADFDARYWEAVSRREAREPLQHITGRAFFRYLELEVGPGVFVPRPETETVVEWAIDAVRDMDVAEPLVVDLCSGSGAIALALAQELPRSTVHAFELDEGALEYTRRNIEASPDRARITLHAGDATKAFEDDRSWNGRFDLVISNPPYIPLTEWEYVAPEARDHDPHMSLFSGEDGLDTIRGIERVAARLLRPGGAVVIEHADQQGGQVPWIFNEEHGWTDAADHRDLNNRPRFTTARRASL
- a CDS encoding L-threonylcarbamoyladenylate synthase — translated: MSRRYDCADTGDRATGLREAASAIRRGELVVLPTDTLYGVGADAFSPEAVAALLAAKGRGRNMPSPVLVGSPTTLHGLVTDFSEQAWELVDAFWPGGLTLVARHQPSLRWDLGETRGTVAVRMPLHPVAIELLNATGPLAVSSANKTGGPSPATCDEAQAQLGDAISVYLDGGQADHATASSIVDVTGKVPVLLRAGAISVEQLREVVPDLEAGS
- a CDS encoding arsenate reductase/protein-tyrosine-phosphatase family protein translates to MTPTASLHAGPGIAPYLSVGPRPLDHFRILFVCTGNICRSPIAERLTRRELDTRLSPRVAGRILVESAGTWGHEGAPMEEHAATVLDEYGADSGGFTGRELLDEHVVEADLVLTATLDHRAQVISMGHEAGLRTFTLKEFTRLVRTIDPSTLPDPRRGADVTERARALVRAAAALRGWLLAATPESDELVDPYGAPIGMFRNCGEEIFHAVDPVVTALTGVPARR
- a CDS encoding serine hydroxymethyltransferase yields the protein MTVTDAETGSTATRGRPRASEALHRADPQIADLLAAEAERRAETIQLLAGENLTSPAVLAALGGPLIDKYAEGYPGRRHHTGCALADAAELLAIDRARELFAAPHANVQPRSATSAMLAAYAALLRPGDGVLAMSLEHGGHLSCGSRANFSGRWFAFTGYGVRESDGLIDLDQVRELARRYRPKAIVAGSISHPRHPDWAAFREIADEVDAYLIASAAQTTGLIAAGVAPSPVPYADVTVAATHKLLRGPRGGLLLSTAELAERIDRAVFPFSQGGAAMNEVAGKAVALAEAATPAYRVYAQRTVAGARALAAGLAEAGMRPLTGGTDTHLVTADVSPLGVSGAEAEQRCAAAGMMLGKCALPYDPAPPSEASGIRLGTGTVTTQGMGEPELAEIAGLIGQLLTGSPAARVGERVRELAAAFAEIG